The region TCATTGGCGTTCATGCCTAACTTCCAATGGCGGTGGATTTTCATTAGTGCGTCGTATTCGATTGGGTTCTTAACTAGCTCACCCTGGAAGTAACAGTAGCCAAATGGTGGCGGCGCCTTGGTCTTCCGGATGCGCCATTGCGCCACCTGTTCTGGGGTTGGACTTGAAGGACGAAGTTCCAAGCCCGCCTTCAATAGCAGGTCTCGGACCTTCGTTTTCGAGATATTAAGCTCTTTAGCGACATCCCTTAACGTCATGCCTTTTTTATAAAGCTCGATACATTCTCTCGAATTATCTTTCTTTATTTGAAAATTTATCTTAATAAAATCAACGAGTTGAAAAGGTTCGCATAATACAGGCTTTGGGCGACCATTTTTCTTATCCAGCCTTTGGCTGGGAAAAATGGCTGTCTACACTTCTGCTCCGCAGAAGTACTTTCTAAAGTTATTTTAAAGCCTTTTGAATTGCTTCAAAAGGCTTTTTTCATTTATGGCGCTGGGGACCCCAAAAGTTCGCAT is a window of Bdellovibrio sp. SKB1291214 DNA encoding:
- a CDS encoding recombinase family protein, producing MTLRDVAKELNISKTKVRDLLLKAGLELRPSSPTPEQVAQWRIRKTKAPPPFGYCYFQGELVKNPIEYDALMKIHRHWKLGMNANDITRYLNGKKIKPRKAKEWHNKAVKKIVARFESKKIIIKGEKL